Below is a window of Vicinamibacteria bacterium DNA.
TGAACTTTCCCACCGGCATCGCACCGAAGCGACGCTGTAACCACTGCTGCATGTAGCGGGTCAGCACGAGTACGCCGTAGCTCCTCTCCAGCATTCGCTCGCACAAAGGAAATTTCGAGGTCAGAAGCTCGCTCCCGAGAGCGGCCGCCACTTGACGTCCGAGCGCCGCCCCGCGGGAGCCGTAGGCGCGCTTCATCTCCGAGAGGTAGAGCGCCGGGTTTCCGCGCTCGACCGACATTCCCAGGAACAAATGCTGGAGCACGAGATCGTGAAGCACGACCACTCCGGGAAATCGGAGAGCGGCGTTGAGAGCGTAGCGATGGAACGAGCTGTTTCCCACTTGATAGACATTCAGATCGAAGCACTCTCGCTCCGAGAGCTCCTCGAAACGTCGCGCGGGGTACCAGGGGAAGGAGCGCACGATATCGGGGTTGTCGGGCTCGTAATCATCAACGAACAGATGAATGTCGAGCCCTCGATCCTTCAAATGCGGGAGAAGCTCCTCGCTGTAATCGGCAACGCCGGTGCCTTGAGGGGAGAGCGGGCTCCAGAAGGCAATCTTCATCGCAGCGGCTCGGTGAGCGAGTCGAGGACGCGCTCCCACGAGATCCCGGCCACCTTGGGCCGGCCGGCCTCGCCCATCTCCCTGGCGCGATCGCGGTTGGAGTAGAGCTCGTTCACCGCCGCCGCCACGGCCTGCGGCTCGGGCTCCACGACGAGACCCGACTCGCCATGCTCGACGAACTCGAGCGTCCCGCCCGAATCCTTGCAGGTGACAACCGGTCTCCC
It encodes the following:
- a CDS encoding glycosyltransferase family 4 protein — protein: MKIAFWSPLSPQGTGVADYSEELLPHLKDRGLDIHLFVDDYEPDNPDIVRSFPWYPARRFEELSERECFDLNVYQVGNSSFHRYALNAALRFPGVVVLHDLVLQHLFLGMSVERGNPALYLSEMKRAYGSRGAALGRQVAAALGSELLTSKFPLCERMLERSYGVLVLTRYMQQWLQRRFGAMPVGKFIGRAPHHYAPPPGVPAGTPREARRLLGLPEDAFLISSFGLVTRAKRVDKAIQGFRELLASGANAYFLVVGEIQKSYPLADLVRANEIGPRLVVVGRQPMERFYLYMLASDVVLNLRFPSTGELSGTLMRTMGMGKPVLVSNTGPYAEFP